AATTTGACCTGAAAACCAAATAATGGTATCTTTGCGCCGAAAATGATATAATGGCAAAGAATATATCGGCAACATTCATGATTTTAGGAAATGAAATTCATCAGGATTAAATCCACACAAAGTAAAGTAGTGATGAACTTTAACCTAACGCTACTGTATAAAACAACATTTTGGATCAGCTTGATAGGTCTTGTTGCTATTATTTCGGACTTCGGATTTTCGCAGAGCAAACTATCCCAATACCTTTTGGATGGCTTTTATTTTTTTGTTTTGGGCATTGGACTGATATCTACATTTGTTCGGTACAAACAAAATTTCACTTTAATCAATAGGAAGGTATTTGTATTTGATCTTTTATCGGTATGTTTTACTATTTGGGTATTTTATATGTACTTGTTTGTTGGAGTACCTTTTGAAACCGATTTACTACTTGAAAATCCGATTTGGGTGAAAATCGCCGTGTTTCTTACTTTTATTCGTGAGTTTTCCGAACTGACAATCAATTTTAAAAGAACTGTATTCAACCCCGCTCAACTTTTTATTCTGAGCTTTTTAGTTATCATTTTTATGGGTTCCTTGCTGCTTATATTACTCAATGCAACATATGATGGTATTTCTTATTTAGATGCACTGTTCACATCCACAAGTGCAGTGTGTGTTACGGGTTTAGTAGTGGTTGATACCGGCACACATTTTACATTGTTTGGTCAGACCATCATAATGATTTTAATACAGGTGGGAGGTTTGGGTATTTTGACTTTTGCAAGCTATTTCAGTTATTTCTTTAAAGGAGGGACTACCTATGAAAATCAACTGATATTGGGAGATATGACCAGCTCCAAAAAATTGGGAGAAGTATTTTCAACTTTGAAATATATTATTCTGATCACTTTTGGAATTGAGCTTTTTTCAGGTATTTTGATTTATACGAGCATTGATTCAGGCCGCTTTGATTCTCAGGCAGATCAGCTTTTCTTTTCTGCTTTTCATTCCATTTCTGCCTTTTGTAATGCAGGGTTTTCAACATTAAGTAATAGTCTTTACGATACTGGTTTCAGGTTCAATTATTATCTCCAGTTAGTGGTTATTCTGACATTTGTATTGGGTGGTTTGGGTTTTCCGATTGTAGTGAACATCCTGGAATTTTTGAAATATAAAATATCCAATTTCCTGACCCTTTCTTCCGGAACTAACAAATACCGTCCGTGGGTACTAAACATAAACAGCAGAATTACGCTCATCACAACAGTTTCAATATCTTTAGTTGCTTTCATTGTTTTTTATTTTTTGGAATATAACTACACATTGGCAGAACACGGTGGTTTTGGTAAAATCGTGACGGCACTTTTTGGGGCAACTACACCCAGGACGGCGGGCTTTAATACAATTGATACTGCTGCAATGGCATTTCCTACGCTTATGATGGTATTCCTTTTGATGTGGATTGGTGCTTCCCCTCAATCGACGGGTGGTGGTATAAAAACAAGTACATTTGCAATAGCAATACTAAACATTTTAAGTTTAGCGAAGGGGAAATCAAAAATTGAAATATTCAGAAGAGAGATTTCAGAAATTTCTGTACGCAGGGCATTTGCTATCATTTCATTGTCATTGGCGATGATTGGGTTTTCTGTAATGCTCATCAGTATCTTTGATCCTGAAAAGGAATTGATAAACATTGCTTTTGAATGTTTTTCAGCCTACAGTACCGTAGGTTTGAGCTTAGGGATTACTGGAGGTTTGAGTGGAGCCAGTAAAATTGTAATTATTGTATTAATGTTTGTCGGCCGTATAAGTATGCTTTCATTATTTATTGCCGTATTTAAAAAAGTTAAACACAAAAATTACAGTTATCCAAAAGAAGAAATTACAATAAATTAAAATCATTTAAAAATGAAGTATATCATTATAGGACTTGGAAATTTTGGCGGTTCACTAGCCCAAAAACTTACCGAACAAGGCAATGAAGTTATTGGTATAGATACCAATATGGTAAAAGTTGATGCTTACAAAGAAAAAATTTCTCATACCATTTGTATGGATTCCACAGATGAGTTTACCGTTTCAGGACTTCCATTAAAAGAGACAGACATAGTACTGGTTGCCATTGGAGAAAACCAGGGAGCAAATATTATGACAACGGCACTTCTGAAAAACTTTGAAGTAAAAAGACTCATCAGCAGAGCTATTAATCCACTTCATGAAAAAGTATTGCAGGCTATCGGAGTGGACGAAATAGTACACCCGGAAGAAGAAACTGCAGAGCGTTGGGCAAAAAAATTGTGCTTAAGTAACGTGGTGGATTCATTTGAATTAAATGCAGACTTTACCATCATAGAGGCTTTAGCTCCGGCAGAATATATTGGAAGATCAATCAGAGATATCGGCTTCAGAAGAAACCACAAATTGTTGGCACTTACCGTGATTAAGAAAGCTGAAGAAAAAAGTATATTGGGAAAAAGTAAAACCGTTTCTAAAATACTGGGAGTTATATCGGGCAGTTATGTCATTGAAAAGAATGATATTTTAGTTCTTTACGGGGCAAATAAAGATTTGCAGGTCTTCCTTAAACAGAAATTGAGATAATTTAAAAATGTACAAGTTCAGATTAGAAATTTTAATTTTGCTTTGCTTTTTTCAAATTGCGATAACAGCTCAGCATGACAGCATTTGGTATCAAAAGCCCGAATTAAGTATTTCCGGATTTGTGGATGTGTTTTATGTGTATGATTTTAACCAGCCACAGGGAACAGAGAGACAAGCGTTTTTATTCAATCACAATCGCCATAACGAATTCAACCTGAATGTAGGGATTGTAAAACTGGGATTGGAACATACAAAATACAGAGCCAATCTTGCTATGCTGACAGGAACATATGCCAATGACAATTATGTTGCAGAACCGGGCCTTTTGAAAAACATTTTTGAAGCTAAAATTGGGATTGCGCTAAACAAGAAAAATAATCTTTGGTTAGATGCTGGCATATTTCCTTCTCACATTGGTTTTGAAAGTGCCATATCTATTGACAATTGGACAATGACACGGTCCTTATTAGC
The genomic region above belongs to Saprospiraceae bacterium and contains:
- a CDS encoding TrkA family potassium uptake protein; amino-acid sequence: MKYIIIGLGNFGGSLAQKLTEQGNEVIGIDTNMVKVDAYKEKISHTICMDSTDEFTVSGLPLKETDIVLVAIGENQGANIMTTALLKNFEVKRLISRAINPLHEKVLQAIGVDEIVHPEEETAERWAKKLCLSNVVDSFELNADFTIIEALAPAEYIGRSIRDIGFRRNHKLLALTVIKKAEEKSILGKSKTVSKILGVISGSYVIEKNDILVLYGANKDLQVFLKQKLR
- a CDS encoding ATPase, producing the protein MNFNLTLLYKTTFWISLIGLVAIISDFGFSQSKLSQYLLDGFYFFVLGIGLISTFVRYKQNFTLINRKVFVFDLLSVCFTIWVFYMYLFVGVPFETDLLLENPIWVKIAVFLTFIREFSELTINFKRTVFNPAQLFILSFLVIIFMGSLLLILLNATYDGISYLDALFTSTSAVCVTGLVVVDTGTHFTLFGQTIIMILIQVGGLGILTFASYFSYFFKGGTTYENQLILGDMTSSKKLGEVFSTLKYIILITFGIELFSGILIYTSIDSGRFDSQADQLFFSAFHSISAFCNAGFSTLSNSLYDTGFRFNYYLQLVVILTFVLGGLGFPIVVNILEFLKYKISNFLTLSSGTNKYRPWVLNINSRITLITTVSISLVAFIVFYFLEYNYTLAEHGGFGKIVTALFGATTPRTAGFNTIDTAAMAFPTLMMVFLLMWIGASPQSTGGGIKTSTFAIAILNILSLAKGKSKIEIFRREISEISVRRAFAIISLSLAMIGFSVMLISIFDPEKELINIAFECFSAYSTVGLSLGITGGLSGASKIVIIVLMFVGRISMLSLFIAVFKKVKHKNYSYPKEEITIN